AAAAGTGGGAGCACATCTGGGCATATTACAAGCTGCCCATTGCGATCGTGCTCATCGTCGTCTATATCCTCGGGTATACAGCCTACCGTCATGTGACGAAAAAAGAGGATGTGCTTTACCTTGGTCTGGTAAATATCACTGCCGGGTCTGATCTGACGGAACAGCTTACCACCGGCTTTGCCGAGGCGCAGGGTCTGACCAAAAAGCAACAGGTCGATCTGCTGTCCGGCTTGCTGCTCAGTGAAAGCGAACGCGCAGAGGAGCAGTATGTATATGCTTCGGAGATGAAGCTGCTGGGTGCAGTCAGTGCCCAGCGGTTAGATGTTGTTCTGATGGACGAATATGCACGGGATCGACTGTTGGCAGATGATTATTTTCTCGATCTGCGGACACTGGATGCGTCTTTCCATGCACTGTCGGGTCTGAACGCCGGTGGGACCGTGCTGGATATTTCGGACACGCCGTTTGTCAGGCAGGCAGGTTTTTCTGGCAAGGTCTATCTTGGGGTAGTGCAGAATGCACCGCACCCGGAGCGTGCAGCCGCTTACATTCATTATCTGTTCCAGCGGTGACCGTTGGGTTTTAGCTTATAGGATAAAAATAAGGAGAAAACGCATGGACATTTTAACGATTGGTGAAGTTTTGATCGACCTGACCCAGACCGGCAAGGATGCGCGCGGCATCCCCCAGTTTGCCGCAAACCCCGGCGGTGCACCGGCCAATCTGGCTGTGGCTGCTTCCAGACTGGGCGCACAGACCGCCTTTATCGGCAAGGTGGGTGCGGATGCCTTTGGCCGCTACCTGAAAGAGGTTCTGGCAGAAAACAAAGTGGACGTTTCCGGCATGGCGGTGGATGCAGACCATCCCACCACCATGGCAGTCGTCTCGGTGGATGCCACCGGCGAGCGGGATTTCAGCTTCTACCGCAGCGCCAACGCTGACGTGATGCTGTGCAAGGAGGATATTTCGGACGAGGCTTTGAAAGCTGCCAAAATCGTCCACTTCGGCTCTGTCAGCCTGACCGCTGACCCCTCCCGCACTGCCACGCTGGATGCTGCCGCCCGCGCCAAAAAGCTGGGTGCTACCATCACCTACGACCCCAACTACCGTGCAAACCTCTGGAAGAACAAAGAGGATGCCATTGCCCAGATGAAAACGCCCCTGCCGCTGGTGGATATCCTGAAGGTGTCCGATGAAGAACTTCCCTGCTCACCGGCACCACCGATTGTGAAAGCGGCACGGCACAACTGGCACAGAACGGCATCCGGCTGATTTTTGTCACCTTGGGTGCAAACGGCGTATTCTACCGCTTTGGGGACAAGACCGGCCATGTGGCAGGTGTCCCCTGCAAGGTGGGTGATACCAACGGCGCAGGCGATACCTTCTTTGGGGCTGCCCTGTCCAAGCTCTGCAAGGAGAAGCTGGACACCCTGACCGTGGACAAGTTGGAAGGCATTCTGGCCTTTGCCAACAAAGCGGCCAGCATCACCACCAGCCGCCATGGCGCCATCCCCGCCATGCCCACCCTTGCAGAAGTGGAGGGCTGAACCATGGCAGCAAAACAGGAATTTGCATCCCGATTTGCCAAGCACAAGGACGAGCTGGAATGGCTGTTCATGGAACTGTACCACAACCGGGAAGGGCTGGAGGTTCTGGAGCGGGAGATGGCAGAAGCCTACAACGCCCGCAGTGCTGAGCTGAAAGCACTGGACAAGGCACGCTCTGCCGACCCGGAGTGGTACAAGCGGGGCAATATGTTCGGCATGACCATGTACACCGACCTCTTTGCCGGAAATCTGAAAGAACTGGCAAAGAAGCTGCCCTACCTCAAGGAGCAGAAGCTGACCTATCTGCACCTGATGCCCCTGCTGCAGATGCCCCATTCCCACAACGATGGCGGCTATGCGGTGGAGGATTTTGACACCGTAGACCCGGCCCTTGGCACCAACAAGGATCTGGAAAACCTGACCCGGGAGCTGCGGAAAGCCGGCATCAGCCTGTGTCTGGATTTTGTCATGAACCACACCGCCAGCACCCACCGCTGGGCCATGGCGGCAAAGGCAGGCGACCCGTGGTTTCAGGCCTATTACCACCTCTACGAGGACCGCACCATCCCCGACCAGTACGAGCAGACGGTGCCTCAGGTGTTCCCTAACACCGCACCCGGCAACTTTACATGGTGCGAAGAAATGCACAAGTGGGTACTGACCACCTTCCACGATTATCAGTGGGATCTGAACTACGCAAACCCGGCGGTGTTCGTGGACATGACCAAGAGCATCCTGCACCTTGCCAATCTCGGCGTAGAGGTGTTCCGCATTGATGCCGTACCCTATATCTGGAAGCAGCTGGGCACCACCTGCCGC
Above is a genomic segment from Faecalibacterium taiwanense containing:
- a CDS encoding carbohydrate kinase family protein, translating into MFVTLGANGVFYRFGDKTGHVAGVPCKVGDTNGAGDTFFGAALSKLCKEKLDTLTVDKLEGILAFANKAASITTSRHGAIPAMPTLAEVEG
- a CDS encoding carbohydrate kinase translates to MDILTIGEVLIDLTQTGKDARGIPQFAANPGGAPANLAVAASRLGAQTAFIGKVGADAFGRYLKEVLAENKVDVSGMAVDADHPTTMAVVSVDATGERDFSFYRSANADVMLCKEDISDEALKAAKIVHFGSVSLTADPSRTATLDAAARAKKLGATITYDPNYRANLWKNKEDAIAQMKTPLPLVDILKVSDEELPCSPAPPIVKAARHNWHRTASG